The genomic segment GCCGAAGACGATCGTGCGTGGACGCGAGGCCTTTCGCAGCTTCAGCAGGAACACGGCAATCGCACCGGAAGACATCAGTACCAGCACGCCGGTGGCGTAGGCACCGCCCTGGGCATCGACGTCGGCACGGAACCAGATGGTGACGGCGAACGCGATAGCGGTGAAGACCACGACGAGCGGGCGGATGGTGCGCGCCCAGTCGGGTGCCATGCCGTAGCGCGGCAGATAGCGCGGCACGATGTTCAGCAACCCGGCCATCGCCGATGCGCCGGCAAACCACAAAATCAGGATCGTGCTGATGTCGTACACGGTGCCAAAGCCGTTGCCGAGGTACTCGTGCGCCAGGAATGCCAGCGCTCGACCGTTCGCTTCGCCGCCGGCTTCAAACTGTTCTTCCGGGATGAGCATGATCGTCGTGAAGCTACTGGTGATCAGAAAGAACGTCATGATGAGCGCCGCCGTACGCAGCAGCTTGCGCGTATTGCGAATGCGCCCAAGCGGGCGTTGTTCGGTGTCGCTCGGATCGCCCTTGACCAACGGCATCACGGCCACGCCGGTCTCGAAGCCGGACAGGCCAAGCGCCAGACGCGGGAACAGGATGAGCGCAATCGCAATCATCATGAGCGGATTGCTGTGCTCCAGCGTCAGCCGATTCCACCAGTCGTTGACCAGCGTCGGATGATCGAGCAAATGCATCAGGCTGACCGCAATGACCACGACATTCAGCGCCAGGTACGCAACGACAAGAACGACCGCGATCCCGATCGCCTCAGTGAAGCCCTTCAGGAACACCGCGCAGAGGACTGAGATGAGCAGCAGCGTGATCAACACCTGATGCCCGGCAAACACGTCGAGCATGTAGGGGTTCTCGCGGATGTGTGCTGTTGCGTCCGCTGACGACAGCGTGATCGTGATGATGAAGTCGGTCGCGGCGAATCCGAGAAGCGCCAGAACGAACAGCTTCCCCTGCCACCAGGCGAGCAATCGCTCCAGCATCGCAATCGAGCCCTCGCCGTGCGGGCTGCGCTCAGCGACGATGCTGTAGATCGGGTACGCACCGAGCAGTGTCAGCAGGATGAGGACGAGCGTGGCGAAGGGGGCCAGCGCCCCGGCGGCCAGTGCTGCGATACCGGGCTGATAGCCGAGCGTAGAGAAATAGTCCAGACCGGTGAGGCACATGACCTTCCACCACGAATGGATTTCCTCGGCGGCGGTTGTTGAGCCTTCCTCAGCGGCGGGCGATTTCAGCAGCCAGCGACCAATACGCGTCTGCCGCGGACCTTTGCGCGTTCGGAGAAAGGTTCTGTTGCCCTCCTGCACGACAATGTCGTCGGACCGCAGTACACGAATGCGTCGGTCGCCTGGCCGTGTTCCTTCGCGCTCAATGTAGTGAGCCTTCCGCTTGTGGCGGAAGTCGTGTGGTGAGTTCGATAGGTCCGGTTCGTCAGCGCCGTTCATGTCGATAGCGCCCGTACTCGATGCCCCCGGCGAAATTGCGGCAAAGCGGTGTCACGCATCGATGTAATAGCGACGACCTTCGCAACCATCATGTTTACCCCCCCACGCGCACACATATATCGCAGAGCGATATAGACCAGTAGTATACGCGCTCTGTCATCGATCGGACGGCACCATGGAAACGCAGGCTGGCCCACGTTGAGATAGCCACATCCTCGTCCCGGATGATCCGACAATGGATGCGGAGTGTTGCACCAGCCATACACAGCGTCAACTGTCCTTTGACACATTCTGCGGGCGTTCACCGGCGTTGCTCGTTGACGATCTGCATCATCGTTGTTACCTTCTGCAGCCAGCGTACCAACGCGAAACTGAGGCTGATTCGGTCGCTCCATCTGCGGCCGAGGACGTTCTGTGTGGAAAACAAAGAGGACAAGAATGAGCCACCGGCTGCAGCGGTTGTTTTCTCCCGTTTCGGTTGCGGTTGTCGGCGTGTCGCCGAAGGGTGGTTATGGGCTGGGCACGGTCAGCAACCTTGAGCGGTTTGGATTCCCAGGCCGCATCTATCCAGTCAACCCGCGCTACGACGAAATCGACGGGCGGCAGGCGTGGCCGAATCTGGCGAGCTTGCCCGAGCCAGTTGACGCAGTCGGGATTTCCGTCCCTGCGCTGGCAACCCCGTCGATCATTCGTGAGGCGATTGAGGCGGGTGCCGGTGGGGCGGTTGCGTTCGCGGCCGGATTTGCCGAGGTCGGTGAAGAAGGCGCAGCGCTCCAGGCTGAGATCGCCGCAATGGGTCGCGAGACTGGCTTCCCGGTGATCGGCCCGAACTGCCTCGGCGTCGTGAACTACCTTGATTGCGCGCCGCTCTGGAGCATCACGCCGGGTGGTCGCACGGAGCCCGGCTCTGTCGCGCTCGTTGGGCAGAGCGGCAACATCCTGCTCTCACTCATGTCGTCGATCAATTGCCCGCCGCTGGCGTACGCTGTGTCCTGTGGCAACCAGACTGTTGTCGACGCGGTTGAGATCATGGACTACTTCCTCGAAGACGCGCGCGTCCGCGTCATCGTCGCTGTGCTGGAAGGCATTCGTGACGTGCCCGGATTTCGGCGGATGGCCGCGCGGGCGGCTGAACGCGAGGTGCCGATCGTTGCGCTGAAGCTCGGACGCTCCGAGCGCGGCAGTCGCGCGGCCATCGCCCATACCGGCTCGATGACCGGCGCGTCGCATCTCGTCGAAGCGCTGTTTGCGGAGTGTGGCGTCATTCGCGTGGATGACCTCGGCGAGGCCGGTGCCACCGCTGCCCTGCTCGCGGCTCCTCGGCGTCCGAACGGCATGGGTCTGGGGGTGACGGCGAGCTCGGGTGGTGAGTGCGGTTTAGTCTCTGACCTGGCAACTGAGGCCGGACTTGTCCTACCCGAATTGCAGGCTGCGCAGCGTGAAAAGGTCGTGCCCCTCCTGCCATCATTCGCGCGTCCATCCAATCCACTCGACATTACCGCTGTCGGTTGGGGTGTCCGCGAGATCTCGCGTGAGACGGTGAGTGCCCTCGTGAATACGCCCGGCGTCGATCTTGTCGCCAGCATCGGACAGGCGTCGACCTACTCGGGTCCGATGGCCGATATCGGATGGGAACCGATGGTCGCTGGCCTTGGCGACGCGGCAGCCAACGGTAACGTGCCGGTTGTCCTGATTAGCACCATCACTGATGTTCAGGTGGAACTTGCGCAGGCGTTGGCCGAACACGACATTCCGGTTCTGGCTGGAACACGGACCGCCATTCGGTCGATTGCGAACGCCGGGCGCTACGCCGTCTGGCTCCGCGAACGTGCTGCGCCAGCCGAGCCACATGCGATCGACGAGCAGCGTCGAGCCAGGGCGCTCAAGCTGCTACAACCTGTCGGCAGCGGTGGCGTTTCGGAATCGGTCAGCAAGCAGATTGCAGCACTCTACGGCATCCCGATTCCGGAGGGCGAGCTGGCGATATCGCCCGAGGCAGCCCGCGACATCGCCGAGCGGATCGGTTTTCCGGTAGTTCTGAAGATCGAGGCTGAAGACCTGCACCACAAAACCGAGGTCGGCGGTGTTGTTGTTGGTGTCTCGACGGGTGACGAAGTCATGGCAGCGTATGAATTACTCACGCAGCGCGTCGCCGTTGCGCGTCCGGACGCGGCCATCACCGGCGTCAGGGTCGAGCGGATGGTTGGCGGCGGCGTTGAGCTCGTCGTCGGTGGTACTCGCGACGAGCTGTTTGGCCCGGTCGTCGTCATCGGAGCTGGCGGCATTCTCGTCGAGGTGCTGCACGATACCGCCCACCATCTCGCGCCGGTGGACGCGCCGACTGCGAAGCGCATGTTGCAGGGCTTGCGCAGCCGAGCGCTGCTGGACGGCTATCGCGGTGCAACACCAGCCGACGTTGACGCTGTGGCCAGCGCTATCGCCGGAGTGTCTGCGCTGCTGACCGAGCTGCCGGAAGTGCGTGAGCTCGACATCAACCCGCTCGTTGCGCTTGAGAGCGGGAAGGGGTGCGTTGCGCTCGACTGTCTACTCGTTGTGTAGTTTTCGCGTCTTGAAGGGCTATACTCTTCCGCTGGGAGGGAACATGGTTCGTTCAGGATGGGAAAAGCGCGACGAGCGGCGTATCGCTTCGCGAATCGCATACGGCCTGATTGCACTCGCGCTGCTCGCTGGTGCGCTGAGCCCATTGACGACACAAGCAGCCGGGATCAGCTTTTACGATCCGACCGGCCACTCGCTCAGTGGTCCGATCCGCGATTACTGGGAGTCGCGCGGCGGGTTGTGGCTGTTCGGCTATCCGATCTCCGAGCCGTATGAAGCAGTGTCCGAAGACGGTGAGTCGATCGTCGCTCAGTATTTCGAGCGAGCCCGACTGGAATACCATCCCTCGCTCGATGCCACGCCGTATCGCGTGCTCGGGGGGCGGCTTGGCTACGACCTGACACTCGGACGGCAGTCAGAGCGCTCGTTCCTCCCGATCAGTCGTTCTCAGGCCAGCTCCGGTTGCGAATTCTTTGAGCCGACTGGCCACAGTCTCTGTGAACCATTCCGTGATTGGTGGTATGCCAAGGGCGGACTCGCTATCTTCGGCTACCCATTGTCAGAGGTCATGACCGAAGGCGGCTACCAGGTTCAGTACTTTGAACGTGCCCGGTTCGAGTGGCATCCCGAAAACATCGGAACCGACTGGGTGGTCGAGCTCGGCCATCTGGGCGTCGATGCAGCGGGTCGAACGGGAGTCGCAAGCACTGCTGCATTCAAGAATAGTCAGGCGCTATCGACATCGTTGCGTGTTGACATCACCGCTGCTGACGGGCCGAACGGATCGCCGGTCGGCACGCTCACTGCCGGTGAGATTGTTCGCGTCGTGGACGGTCCTCGCAATGACTGGTATCTCGTTTCAACATCACGGTTAACCGGCTGGGTGCCGTTCTCAGCGCTGAACTGGACCCGCACTCCAGACCCTCGGGCTGCGTCGGTCGAATCACTCGAAGCGTTCGACTCTGACGTAGCGGCGGCTGTGCGTCAGAACGACGCCTGGATGACAGTTGGCATCTATGACACGTCAACCGGCCGGCTGTATGGCGGTGGTTCGGGCGGGCTGATCGGCTCGGCGAGCCTCTCGAAGACCGTCGTGCTGGCGGTTGCGTTGCATCAGGTCGATACAGGACGCATCAGCCTGGACGATATTCGCGGTCTGATCGAGCCCATGATCATGTACTCGGACAACGACGCGACCAACACGATGTGGCGAATCATTGGGCAGGACGTCGGCGTCGTGGATGCGCTCAATGAGATGGGCGTCAGTGGATTCGCTATTCAACACCCCTGGGACTGGGGCCAGACTGCCGCCAGCGGTGCCGACTGGGCGCGCTTCCTGGCGCTGTTCGGTAGCGGTCAGCTCGTTTCCCCGGGTCTCACATCGCTCGCGCTGGGGTTGATGCAGGATGTCACGCCCGCCCATCGCTGGGGCGTCAGTACGCAGGGGAGCGACCGCCTCGCGATTGGGAAGAACGGTTGGTACGTTGACGACGATCCGTACCAGTGGCGCATCGCTAGCGCAGGGTTTGTCTCAGGGCGTGAAGGCGCGCCGGGAGTCGCCCCGCTCGTCGTTGCGATCATTACGCGCTATCCCGCCGAGCTCGGCGAAGGCTGGGGCATCGCGAACGCAACCAATCTGACGCAACAGATCATGGATCGTAGCGGCTTGATCTGGTCGACGCAGTACCTGGTCAACACGCGTAACCTGAGCGCGCTGCCCCGCAACGGACGTGCGCTTGGCGTTGGCCCACTCCCGTAGGCGCTGACAGCAAACCGGCGCCTATTCGCCGCCGGCGAGCCGTAGCAGCACAACGCCACCGATGATCAGGATGATGCCGCCGAGCCGAGCGAGATCACGCGACTCGTTGAGGATAAGCATCCCCAGGATCGCCGTCCCGGCAGCGCCGATGCCAGTCCAGACAGCATAGGCCGTACCGACCGGCAACGTCCGCAGCGCCATCGAAAGCAGTGCAAAGCTCGTAATGCCCAGCACGAGGAACAGTGCGGTCGGCGTGAACTTCGAGAATCCCGCAGATTCCTTCAGCGACAACGCCATACCAATTTCGAAGCAACCTGCCAGCACCAATAGCAACCACGCCATAGCATCACCTCAGGTTGTGGTCGGCGATTGCGCGCACGACAATGTCGAGTGCGGCGTCGATTCAGCCGATCTCACATTCAGTACTGATACCAATTGGTGGATTGCGGCAACAGCGTGCACGGTCCACCCGGGTGCGTCGTCTTTGCGTCCCGGGTACGGCGCACGTCTCGTCCGGAGCTGACCGGCGTCAACTGTCGCAGATTTTATCATCGCTGATTCTGCATGGCTCGCATCTGGTAGGCTCCTGCGTCATGTGCCACCTGAGCGCTGCGCGTCTGCGCCCCTGTTTCCAACGCCTCGTTTGTCTGCTCGTCCTGTCGACGATTCTGCTGATCGGCTGTAGCGGACCCGATGCTTCGCGCCCCGAGGCAACCGGCACTGCTGCTCCAGACACCACGCCGCTGGAGTCTGCGACGGCGACTGCTGCGCCACCCACGGTCACGACCGCGACTGATGCTTCCACGCCGACAGAGCCGTCTGGGGCGTCATGTGCTCCGGGCGTCGACATCCTCGGTTTCTCGGACGCGCTAGATAAGCTGCCGGTCGGCGATCACACCGTTGGAAACATCTCGGCCATCGCGTGGGCCGGTGGCGACAGTTACCTTGGCGCTGCTGACCGTGACGGCGTGATCTACCGGATGACGTTCCCGCTTGACAGTTCACCGCAGGTTGACGATCTGTTCCGCCTTACTGACGAGAACGGCCAGCCGTGGTCGGGCGATGCGATCGACGTTGAGGGCCTTGCCATCGACGGCGACGACCTGCTGGCCGCCTCCGAGGTCGGCCCGACCATCCGGCGATTCAATGCGTCTGGCCAGCTCCTTGACGAGTACGACGTGCCAACCCGATTTCGTGTCGCGTCGGAAGGCGATGGCGGGTTGAACGAGACATTCGAATCCCTGGCAATCGATCCGGCTGGCGCAAGCCTCTGGACGGCGAACGAGAAGCCCCTCGGTTCAGACGGCTTCGACAGCGACGGACGCGGTCGCGTCCGCCTGCTGCAATTTCAGCGCGACGACAGCGGATTCATCGCCGGCACTCAGTTCGCGTACCTCACCGAGCCAGAGCAGGGATTGTCCGAATTGCTGGTCGTAGACAACACTCACCTGCTGGCGCTGGAGCGTGGCTTCTCCCTGCTCGTCGGCTTCACCGCCAGGGTCTATCTGGTCTCGCTCGACGACGCTACGGATGTCAGCGCGATTGACAGCCTCAGCGATGCGGATGTCGTGCCGGTGACGAAGCGCCTGCTCGTCGACCTCGGGCAATGCCCGGTGACGCCGGACGGTGGTCCGCCCGGCGACTTCAGCCCACTGCTCGACAACTTCGAGGGCATGACGTTCGGCCCGACTCTGCCCGATGGACGACGTTCGCTGATCCTCGTCAGCGACGACAACGGGCAATCGCTGGAAGTCACACGTCTGATTGTGCTGGCAGTCAATCCGGATTCGCTGCACTGAGCTAAGGCGATTGTCTTCAGATGCTGCCTCATCGTATCATTATTTCGGTGAGGGACGAAATAATGGAGCACGTGGTGGACACCGTTTACCGGGCGTTAAGCGATCCAAATCGGCGCGCGATTCTGCGGATTCTCCGGCGCGGGGAGATGAGTGCCGGAGCCATTGCAGATGAATTGCCGATCGCAAAGTCGACGTTGTCAGACACTCAACGTGCTCAAGATGTGAACCCGTTATCGCCGAACGCGATGGAACGACGATCTGGTACAGGCTGAATATCGCAGCCTACGAAGAGACTCTATTGCCGCGATCCTCGACTTGTTTGGTGTCGGCGAAGATCAACGGACGGGAGGCGATTGATGAACTTCCGACTGCGCTACGAAGTCCCGCAGTGGATTATGCTGGCAGCAATGTTTCTCGCCAGCGGCATCATCTGGCCGTCGACTCCGGACCGCGTCCCTGTACACTGGAACGCCGCTGGCGAGGTTGATCGCTATGGCGGCAAGCTTGAGGGCCTGTTCCTGCTGCCATTGATTTCAGTTGGTCTGTATCTGCTGCTGCTCTTCTTGCCGCGCATCGATCCCGGCAAAGCCAGCTACGTGCACTTCTCGGGCGCGTATGCAGCAATGCGCATCGGCACGACAGCGCTGATGGCGGGCATTCACGCGCTCGTCCTGCTCTGGATCAAAGACATCAAACCCAACGCAACGCTGATCGTCATGCTCGGGGTCGGACTGCTGTTCGTTCTGCTTGGCCTGGTGATGGGGAAGATTCAGCCCAACTGGTTCGTCGGCATTCGCACACCCTGGACGCTGTCGAGTCGTCGCTCCTGGACGCGTACCCATCGTCTTGGCGGCTGGCTCTTCATCGCCACTGGCCTGTTGATGATGATCGGCGGCCTGCTTCCACCGACCTGGTTGGTCCCACTGATCCTCGGTCCGACCATCCTTATGAGCTTGGTCCTGATCGTGTACTCCTACCTGGAATGGCGCAAAGACCCGGACCGCAGTCGGCCTGGAACACGGATCAGCAACGAAGGCTAGGATCACTGACTGATCAACCGGTTAGCGCGAGATCGTCTGCTGGGGCAGATCGTAATCGTGCTCATCTCGCCAGAGATTGCCCTCGGCGACCCGCGATGGCCGGAACGGCGTCAGGTCGACGGTCGATGATTTGCCCTCGGTGATCAGCTCACTCAGGCAAAGCCCGATGG from the Thermomicrobiales bacterium genome contains:
- a CDS encoding esterase-like activity of phytase family protein; its protein translation is MCHLSAARLRPCFQRLVCLLVLSTILLIGCSGPDASRPEATGTAAPDTTPLESATATAAPPTVTTATDASTPTEPSGASCAPGVDILGFSDALDKLPVGDHTVGNISAIAWAGGDSYLGAADRDGVIYRMTFPLDSSPQVDDLFRLTDENGQPWSGDAIDVEGLAIDGDDLLAASEVGPTIRRFNASGQLLDEYDVPTRFRVASEGDGGLNETFESLAIDPAGASLWTANEKPLGSDGFDSDGRGRVRLLQFQRDDSGFIAGTQFAYLTEPEQGLSELLVVDNTHLLALERGFSLLVGFTARVYLVSLDDATDVSAIDSLSDADVVPVTKRLLVDLGQCPVTPDGGPPGDFSPLLDNFEGMTFGPTLPDGRRSLILVSDDNGQSLEVTRLIVLAVNPDSLH
- a CDS encoding APC family permease, producing MNGADEPDLSNSPHDFRHKRKAHYIEREGTRPGDRRIRVLRSDDIVVQEGNRTFLRTRKGPRQTRIGRWLLKSPAAEEGSTTAAEEIHSWWKVMCLTGLDYFSTLGYQPGIAALAAGALAPFATLVLILLTLLGAYPIYSIVAERSPHGEGSIAMLERLLAWWQGKLFVLALLGFAATDFIITITLSSADATAHIRENPYMLDVFAGHQVLITLLLISVLCAVFLKGFTEAIGIAVVLVVAYLALNVVVIAVSLMHLLDHPTLVNDWWNRLTLEHSNPLMMIAIALILFPRLALGLSGFETGVAVMPLVKGDPSDTEQRPLGRIRNTRKLLRTAALIMTFFLITSSFTTIMLIPEEQFEAGGEANGRALAFLAHEYLGNGFGTVYDISTILILWFAGASAMAGLLNIVPRYLPRYGMAPDWARTIRPLVVVFTAIAFAVTIWFRADVDAQGGAYATGVLVLMSSGAIAVFLLKLRKASRPRTIVFGAIMIVFIYTTIVNVFERPDGVKIASFFIGAIIVTSLLSRVFRATELRVDEVKLDAAAERMLLEAAMHGPVRLIANHPDARTPRAYLLKLREQRADHHIPGGAAALFLEVEIGDASEFAPTLDIRGEMIGDYHVLRARAAAVPNAIAAFSLYARDRTGSIPHVYFGWTEGNPLKYLARFILFGEGDIAPLTHEILRKAEPDPERRPAVHVG
- a CDS encoding multidrug efflux SMR transporter; translation: MAWLLLVLAGCFEIGMALSLKESAGFSKFTPTALFLVLGITSFALLSMALRTLPVGTAYAVWTGIGAAGTAILGMLILNESRDLARLGGIILIIGGVVLLRLAGGE
- a CDS encoding acetate--CoA ligase family protein; this encodes MSHRLQRLFSPVSVAVVGVSPKGGYGLGTVSNLERFGFPGRIYPVNPRYDEIDGRQAWPNLASLPEPVDAVGISVPALATPSIIREAIEAGAGGAVAFAAGFAEVGEEGAALQAEIAAMGRETGFPVIGPNCLGVVNYLDCAPLWSITPGGRTEPGSVALVGQSGNILLSLMSSINCPPLAYAVSCGNQTVVDAVEIMDYFLEDARVRVIVAVLEGIRDVPGFRRMAARAAEREVPIVALKLGRSERGSRAAIAHTGSMTGASHLVEALFAECGVIRVDDLGEAGATAALLAAPRRPNGMGLGVTASSGGECGLVSDLATEAGLVLPELQAAQREKVVPLLPSFARPSNPLDITAVGWGVREISRETVSALVNTPGVDLVASIGQASTYSGPMADIGWEPMVAGLGDAAANGNVPVVLISTITDVQVELAQALAEHDIPVLAGTRTAIRSIANAGRYAVWLRERAAPAEPHAIDEQRRARALKLLQPVGSGGVSESVSKQIAALYGIPIPEGELAISPEAARDIAERIGFPVVLKIEAEDLHHKTEVGGVVVGVSTGDEVMAAYELLTQRVAVARPDAAITGVRVERMVGGGVELVVGGTRDELFGPVVVIGAGGILVEVLHDTAHHLAPVDAPTAKRMLQGLRSRALLDGYRGATPADVDAVASAIAGVSALLTELPEVRELDINPLVALESGKGCVALDCLLVV
- a CDS encoding SdpI family protein, with the translated sequence MNFRLRYEVPQWIMLAAMFLASGIIWPSTPDRVPVHWNAAGEVDRYGGKLEGLFLLPLISVGLYLLLLFLPRIDPGKASYVHFSGAYAAMRIGTTALMAGIHALVLLWIKDIKPNATLIVMLGVGLLFVLLGLVMGKIQPNWFVGIRTPWTLSSRRSWTRTHRLGGWLFIATGLLMMIGGLLPPTWLVPLILGPTILMSLVLIVYSYLEWRKDPDRSRPGTRISNEG
- a CDS encoding serine hydrolase, producing the protein MVRSGWEKRDERRIASRIAYGLIALALLAGALSPLTTQAAGISFYDPTGHSLSGPIRDYWESRGGLWLFGYPISEPYEAVSEDGESIVAQYFERARLEYHPSLDATPYRVLGGRLGYDLTLGRQSERSFLPISRSQASSGCEFFEPTGHSLCEPFRDWWYAKGGLAIFGYPLSEVMTEGGYQVQYFERARFEWHPENIGTDWVVELGHLGVDAAGRTGVASTAAFKNSQALSTSLRVDITAADGPNGSPVGTLTAGEIVRVVDGPRNDWYLVSTSRLTGWVPFSALNWTRTPDPRAASVESLEAFDSDVAAAVRQNDAWMTVGIYDTSTGRLYGGGSGGLIGSASLSKTVVLAVALHQVDTGRISLDDIRGLIEPMIMYSDNDATNTMWRIIGQDVGVVDALNEMGVSGFAIQHPWDWGQTAASGADWARFLALFGSGQLVSPGLTSLALGLMQDVTPAHRWGVSTQGSDRLAIGKNGWYVDDDPYQWRIASAGFVSGREGAPGVAPLVVAIITRYPAELGEGWGIANATNLTQQIMDRSGLIWSTQYLVNTRNLSALPRNGRALGVGPLP